The DNA window ATCAGCTAGAAGATAATCATCAGGGATGGATTTTCAGATGCTGGATGTCAGCCACAGACCTGATTTTTTGGCAACCAAAACTTGTTCAGCATATTTGTGAGAAACCATGAAGGAAAAATAGATCTTGCCAATACAAAACCAAGGAGATGAGTAAACACAAACAGAGTGGCCattcagctcctccagcactggTGTGTTATGTTTGGAAGACTGacttggagcagggctgtgcagttTCACATGGGATGGCCTTCTAACCAAAAACACATCTTTTGCTCTCCTGTGAAAAATCACCCAGATGCAGTCAAGttgtatttctttaaagaaatcCCACATGGCATGTTTTTCCAAGATAAATTGGACATCTGGATGTTAAAAGGTGCTACATCTCTAAAGCAGGTCCACGAAGGTACATGTTCCTCACATCATTGGTCTGCAACCACACTGCACATCAGCCATCCCATTAAGAAACAAACCAGACAAGAGTGGGGCCTGGGAAACTGGAAAGGAAGAAACTGAGCCTGGGACCATAGGAAAAGATCTCAAAAAGATCCCAGGACCAGAGCCAAGACGTGgctgaaaaaagaaaggagcttcagggctggagcagggacaggagaaggagtggctggggctggctcagggTAAAGGAtggcagagaggcagaaggAGGGAGTGCAGGTCTCTGCTGTTAGGGGAGATGACAGTAAAGGACGACAGATAAATGCAAACAAGAGAAAAGCTGTAGGACTCtaaaaagaagagcagaaaggGAGGAAACAGATCTCATAGAgggagaaaggcaaatgagtAGGCAGAACTTAGAAATTAAGTTTAAATTAGAACCAacaataaacaaacaagcaaaacaacaCAGATGAGGCCATTAGCGTGTTTATTGCTACCACCAGAAATCCTGCACAAACAGCAAAGCAGGGCAGTCCATTCCAGCATTCTGGAAGTGGAATTCACACTGCATCCTACCACCACTGCCCTGAGGGGAGCAACTACAAACCTTGAAGCCATGAGGACTTTCTTTTGCTTAGATATTTTGCTAAAAGTTTGCAAGAGCATTTTCTGTATCTAATAAGGGGGATGGGCTGAAGGGAAGAATCAGACAAAgtaagagaaaacaaataaaaatttaaaaatatgggCATGAGCTGAAGCACTGCTGATCCACTTGCTGGATACTGTCAGTACCTAATATGCACAATGAGAGGAGGTAATTGCATTAACTTTGACGTGAGGGATACAGTAAGGTACCTAATGGAATTATTGGAGGGGGGTGGAGCAGGAACAAGGAAGCTGGTTAGGATATTTATCACAGTCAAATATTGCCCCCAGAAGGAGGAGATAGTTCCAGTTGCTAAGTCATGCTGGAGACAGCACTATAAGCAGCACCCTGGCTATTTCTAAATTTGCTGTCGTTATTTATATTCCATTGGTCAAAGCAGTAGAGAGGTCCACATTCCCACAGCCAAATAGGAGGATTTGGCCACATGAAAAAATCTGGTATCCCTCACTCATATATTTCCTTGGCCCAGTGGGCAGGAATGTCAATGAGCATTTATCCGTGGATAAGTTATTGGATGAGCAATTACTTGAAACTGAAGGGTAACCTTCAGAGCTGAggacagcagagagagagatgtCACTCAGCCACAGGCAGAAAGGTGGAAATCCCTCCCTGTGACAGGGTTGACATAGCACACATCTCTGTCCAGGTTAAAATAACTCCCCAGAGCAATACAGAAAGGAGAGAATGATCTCCTAGGCAGGACAAACCTGCAgtggggctgaggagcagcattTGGGCTCTTTGCTTGTAGAAATACCTGAGTGTttacagagggggaaaaggctCCCACTTAGCTTGGCCTGCTAAGGGCAGCTTGTCATCTCATTTGAAAAGTGCAGGAGCAAACTGAGAGACTTTCCAGAATGACTTAAGCAGCTCCACAATCACTTATTTTGACATCACAATAGATGATCACTCTGCTCTTTTGGCTATAATCAAGTCTGGTGGGACTGTAACCTGTATCTGGGCTCTGTCCATATCTGGGTTTCACTGCACAGAAGGAGGTTTTTCATACAAGCGGTGCCAATGGGATAATTGCACCTAATATCACGTTTCTTATGCTTTACAGTGGGAATTACTGAACAAGAGTCATCCAAGTCCTATAATCACCTGTTGGATGGAAAATCTTTGGTAAGCAAACAAAGCAAGACCAGCTACCAATGCATCTTAAAACCTTGTACCCATCAGCACGTCCCACACTAACACCACATCAGTCTGCTGCAGCACGTGCAGATTCCACAGCTCTTGTTCAAGCTTGAAACAGGATTTATGCCAGAGGATCCCTTAGCTGGGAGCAGAACTGGCATAGGACAGAGAACTGCCCCTCAGGAACCAGGAAGAGTGGTGGGATGGAAACAGGCAGGCTTCTGCTCTGGATGCTCAACCATCTGCAAGAGCTGGGAGAAATTAGCCTCTTGTCTCTCAGGGAATTGCacaaattgggaaaaaataatttctcaagtGGAACAAGCaccaaataatttgttttctccaGAATGCCATCCTGACACAATAATCTCCAAAGTCAGAAACATAAATAAAGAGTTGATGGGAAAATTATCATACAAACCCCCAAAATGTGTTCTCtaacagatggaaaaaatatCTTGGTTAAAAATGACTCACCTTTACTAAAAtgttctccctctcttctttgtcTTACAGTGCCCCCCTAATTTTCATAGTCTCTACAtttaataatacattttttcaaagaaaaaaaatttatttttaatattttctggcCAACACTAGACCATGCTATTGAAATGGTTTTTTATGGTTTCAGAGGCTCTTTTGGATGGCTGAAGCATGCTTGCTAGCTGATAACTGGGCTACACTTAAGAAAAATGACAGTACAATACTTAAGGATGGTTAAAATTAATGTTATTCAGTGTAATGAATCTAATTGAACTTACTAATAATCAACTTAGCTAAATTTCAAAGGATGCTTGCAAAAGTGATTTCAAACATTTCTAGATCTTAGGATACTTGAAAAACACACTTAAATGTACACCCAGTCTCAGATTAATCCTAGGAGTAATAGCCCTAGAAAGCTTAAGACCAGTTATGGCAGTGACAATaatatgaagatttttttcaggattgCCAGTAAAATCAATAAGTGTGTTTATTGCCTGAAATAATGAGTTCACCTCACAAgttttgaccttttttttcctgtttctgggCAACTCACACCTAAACTTACCATCTTGGTATATATGGATATGCTGTTCTCAGAGACCTGTTTATGGGGAGATGTGACTCAGCTCTGGTGGGCAATTTATGATCAAGTCAGACAAGGAGGAAGTGGATGATTGGGCACTTGTGGGGCCATGGCAGAACTGGAGCATAACCAGGGTGCCCCcacaccacagagcagcacacaaCTAAACAGGGAAACTCCTCTGAATGCTGAAGGAGCTGTGATGGCTGGGACATCTGcttcccaggcagccctggaggcGGGAGCAGCAAGAGGCAGGCTGCTCACTCTGCACAGCACCTCACTGCCTCGGGAAGCTAAACACAAAAACTAGGGAATAAAAATTCTGCAAGTGTCCCTTCTTTGGTGAGAGGTGTTTGCTGCTGGCACCTATTTACAAATGAACGGAGATGGGGTAAATTTGAACTAGTGTCGTCAGCTATTTATTCAGCACATTAGTCTCAGTACATTGTTAGGACAATGGAGATAGGATGTTAACAGCTTTCTGATTTAAGGGAAATGGTAAGGGGGTGTTGCATTATAGTATAGCATAAAGTTATCTTATCTTGGATTTCAGCTAATCATACATAGAGCAAAACATATTGACAAGAATTTTATTTAATCATATGAAACACACGTAATGGCAGTTAATACACTGGCTTGTTCATGagagacaaagcacagagaTCTATTCATACTAACTTTCTgaagatatacattaaataactttGTTGTCATTTGTAAGGTTAGTTCTGCAGAAGTCTATTGTGCTATTTGTCACGTTTGTTCTACTGCTTAGAAAACTTTTCGCTGTATTAGCAATGTTTACAAAACTTCTCTCAAAGGCCTTTTTTAACTATTTTCTCAAAACCCTCCAACTTTATGAATCGCAGCAATACCCCCTCTCTGTTAATTAATGATATAAAATTTTGTTATTAACAGTGTAACTGTGGCTCACTCAAGTCCTGTGCTGAGCTCAGTGAGAATATTCACGTGAGCAACTGGCGATTGTGTGGGTGAGAGTTGGGCCGTCAAATCCCTAACCTGCTTTCTCTTGTTAAGAGACTTACAGCATTTACTGGTTTTCTTAAAACAGCCTCTTTCCTCAGATGAACTGCTGTCCCCACTCATCAATGGCATTTCCTAATGATGTGCTCTGTCCTCCCCCAGATCCCTCCACCTCCAGTTGCCCATATCACGGTGAAAGCTGTGGCTGTCACGGGCTCGCCCACACGCGATCGCGCTTCTACGGAAGAGTAAGTGCCTTCTGCtgggaaaattaatccacaaacaccagagatTTATGGccagaaaggagacagaggagtccttttacttttttctaaTAAACGGAGATGCCAgggggcattcccctgggatctctccaatttttggaggacgcagcctcctttttatcctaatttcctgGCCCCGTTTCCctcctctctttccccattggctgaggtacttgagaggtacagactccCCAATACGCCTaatcccaaagatttccctctgaTGCACAAgcctcccttttaatttttaattcttaaggAATTTAGGGGGTTTTCTAgcccattgtttctttcatctttcaatgtctaattttgTTTATCAGCAAACCCAAAGttcatttgtaaaagcaaatatctttttccattcatcaatcagtggaatctttcccattgtttcttttatctcccagtgctagttttatctaccagcaaacccacagcttgtttgtaaagacaaatctgccATTCCTCTCACTCCCCACCCTCCAGACATGCCTCTTGCTTCCCCAAGGCAGGGACAGATTGCTAAAGGTTATGCTGATTTTATTATCAGCCATGGCCATTTATACAGCTATCTCTGTGCCCATTACAGCTCTACTTTATCactgccaaaaaaaaatcattgtaattcaaaataaaagtattttcccCCCAAGAAGTCTGTAATATTTGCCCTAAAATGTGAttagaaaatgtaattaaatgaggaaaaaatttaTATCTTAAAGTCTAATTAAGGAACAGCTTGACCATAGTACAAATGCACTCATCACTGGCAGTTAACCCAGACATGTATCTGGGTGGGATGTGAGAGGCCACCATTGTCACCTGAGGGACAGTAACTAGCTCATTGTCACAGTGTCCTCACACTCCATACACAGAGATGGAAGTTCTCATGGAGCTCATCACTGCCACGTGGTCCCTGGACTTTGATGGAAGGGCCCAGCTCTCTCTTTGGGCGATCCCCCTGCTCCTTGTTGGGTGGCAACTGCTAGAGGGGCTGCACTTGGAGTGGTCCCACTTGTAGCCTGTCCCCTTGTGTCAGTGTCCCCTCTGACAGTGAGGGAACAgggacaccaagctgagtgtggcagctgcagcaccccagCCCCCCGACCCACAGAGCCCCTGCTCATTCCAGACCTGCTGGTCCCAGGGGTGGGCCAGGTATGGGCACACATTTCAGCCAGGCACGGGTGttgtcattatagtgcaagagttctattatcattacaTTGCAAGAGTTTCATTATATTGCTAGAGTATTGTCATtatattgctagagtttcataTCTCCTTGAcgtttcttgtaggcagctcctctaggcGCTGACTCTTCcatgtcctcacagcagccaaatgaccccagttcccaccaatctactcttttataacactcttctgaCTGGCTACAagtgtggcctgttaaaatcaggcTTGCTtctaatctttaataattaacccagctgcaactatttaggggataagattactttctatactacctttatttacctATATTCGATTCCCCTACACATGGGCACTCCTTTTCAGCCAGCAGCCCTTGGTTCTGAGGAGCTGGTTGCcatgagcagggagggagggccAGGGAGAAGCACTCTGCACACactttgtgttttatttgttaGCCACAGGCAGCGCTGGAGGAAGACAACAGAGTATGACCTGTCTCTGCCACCAGGAGCAGAAGCTTCCCTGCCACTGACAGGAGGCAACCTGTGTGGGACACCCAGCCTCCTGAGGAAGATGTGGATGAAGCACAAGAAGAAGTCAGAGTACCTGGGGGCAACAAACAGTGCCTTTGAGGCGGACTGATAAGGCTCAGCATCCCTTGGAAAGGCAGAAGGTCCTTTAGCAGGACAAGGTGCTTTAGGATCAATGAGGGAACAGACACAGAACAGCTCATCCAGGAAAATTATATCCTTTTTTATTACTTGATGCCATTGCCTCAGAACAGTGAGAGAAAGGCTAACAAAGGTAAAAATGGTGAATATGATGCAACTCAATGGCCTTTCCTTGTTGCATTACACTAAAATCCCAGCTATCCTGCTCGATTTACCTCTTGACTCAATGCTGAGACTACTGCTGACCCACTCACCATTTCCCATGCCCTGTCTGAATGAGCTTGGACTTGCAACAAGAGAAGCCTACAAAGAGGTTTGTGAATTCCTGCAAGGCAGCAGACTGATTACAGAGTGCCATTAAATCCCAGGATCTGCTCGTGCACCACTGCCTGTCGTCCTTCTCCTCTCATATCATGAGATAAAAACCTCATCTTGCGATATGCTTGGCTGAATGACACATGCTAAACAtctcttttccttcagttttgatGTTTCAAGGCAGGAGTAAAAGATGCAAAAATTCTAAAACAATGGGCCAGAACTGAGCAAGTTTGCAAACGTATGTACCAAATTTTGCTATGCGACAAAGGATTTGTGTTTTAAGTTATCCTGCCAGATCAAACTATGAGCAACAGGATACCCTCAAGGGATACCTTTTTGCTGTAGAACCTGCTTATAAGTGAAATGGTAGTCAGCAATTTACACTCCACCCATGTGGTAAAGGATATTACATTAATAAGTGCACAAAATACtaggaggaaggaaaatatgTAAATCGTGCAACTAAGTGACTAAGCATAAGATATTTGCATGTAAGAGACCTGTGCTTATGAATAGATGGATTTAATGggatttgctttaaaaattttactctctctttttttttcaattagaAATTGCTGGTCAGGTCCTCTTCAagtttttctctcaaaaaagaacaaaacagttTTATAAAAAAGTTTTCACCACTGTTATGAACAATATTATATTGGCCATGAGCAGTACTTGCCTTCTGTGAGTGCTCTCCTAGTTATTATAAAAAACCACTGGTTTCCCTAAATACAGAACTTTATATTTAAAGTCAGAGGAGGCGTATCTCCTGTTGTTTGTAGTAATGATCACCTCTGATCTAACCGCCCATGCACCGAGGcgtaaattaaaaataaaggtctggctctgtgacagcagcagggggaAGGAGCTCCCATGTGCACCttgcctgcctgcagccagtgcAGTGAAATGCACTGAGATCCACCACAGGCAATGCCATGGTAGTGAGGGACAGCTGGCCCTGGTCAGGGTCACCGCCTCAGGAGTACCAGGGGACCACCTGGGTGGGAGGGAAGGACAGCCAGGACTTGTGGCACACAGCTTGTCAGCCTGAGCAACCAAAGTTCATGGAATGGGAAAACAAATGGAGCAGGCCTGTAGCTTCACAGAGCATATGGTCCTGATGGCTGCAAGGAGGGCAACAGCAAAAACCTGTTTAGGGCTGGACATGGTGGAAATGGTGGTAGGATGGGGATGGAAGTTCTGACTTAAACAAGTACTGTGGCTTTTCATACTACTAGAGCCAAGTCAGTCCAGAGTGTGCCAAGGACAGACACCTTCATGAAATACCTCTGCTAGCCCTcctgctcagctctctgtcactgctccagtcacaggctcctccagcagagctgctcaacTGGCCAGAGGAAAACTTTGCACCTCAAAACCACACAGACTCTCCCTCCTCATTACCAAAGCTGAAAGTCCTTCTCTGGCCCAGCAGCCCAAGACAGGGATGATCTGCTCTCcagcttttatttcttgctCCTGGCAAAGAAGGAGAACACAGTTCCTTGTGAACCACGTGCTGGCAATGGTGACCCAGTGCTGGCCATGTGttctgtgccctggctgggagagCAATGCTGACACCCACTGAAGGCTGCTCACCTGAACAGGTCCCTGTGAGACAGGGGTCCACCCCACCTTCCAATTAGAGCCTGGCACACTCATCCTGTGCAAAAGTCTGAGCATCCTGACACTGCCAACATCAGGGCCTCTATGACTGAGCCAAGCTGGAGCCATGGTCAAGAGTGTCCTGAAACACTTTTTAGAAATATCACTACCCACTTCAGCCCCCTCCTTAGCCCACAGAACTCCTGCCAGAAATCCATATATGTATTTTTGCACACATAGGTAAACCTAGTAAATTCAGTGGGACTGCTCCCCTGCATAGCAGTGCATACATTCAAAGAGTTGGGAGAACACCAATCACTGCTTCCCTTTTTTTGGTCTCATTTCCTAAACCAAGGAAAAATAAGGTTGGTGGACAGACACTGAGAAAAGTCCATTTACTGAATTAGGTGTAATTAAGAGAGTGAACATTTATGGTACCTGTGATTGTAGTTAACATGGCCCAAAAAGTACTCAAACAGTCCAGGGCAGCAAGAGTTTTGCTTGTTGAGGAAGTTGCATTGTAGAAGTAGTattcaatttattaattaatagcTTTGAGCAGTATGAGGATGGAGGTGGAGATTATTAATATTTCTTCTTAATAATTGCTGTATTTTGACATGTGTATTTatgcttttcttatttatttatttataatttggATCCACAAGAAAAGGAGCTATTTACAAGAAGCatatttaatttccttgtaTTCCAGGAACTGTTGTGGAGATTTTTTGTATGGTAGTATTTATGTTAGTGATTTAAAACTATGTtctattcttaaaaaaaacctgaaacaaacaacaaaaataaacaagtaGCATGTGGTTACATATGGGTCTCAGAGACTTAGTTTTTGGGAATCATTTAGTGGCAAGTAAAAGAGGGGGTATGATGCTGAAAAAAGGTGAATCTCTATTAGCAAAGAACATGAACTTTATTCTCCAGAGCCTGGAAGCGTGTTTGTGAGCAGCTCCAGTATTGTACAGGTGATGGAGCCATTTTGTTATCAGATGTGCAGAGAAaagcccaggcactgccagcagctaGAAATCAGATACACCTTTACACACCTGACCTCAAGCACATCCCAGACACAACATTTGtgttccctccctccctgcaaaTAAGAGTGCCAAGACAGAGGCTCCTGAAAGGGATTTAAGGCTCTGGTAGAGAATAAAGCCAATGGAGTTGCCAACAGAGTCACTGAACTTAGCtcaaacacagccctggcttTGGAGAGCCCCAGCCTGAGGTGGGGGGCACAGGGCcacaggagcccagcccagggaaggtGACTCAGGACTGCAAATGAAAAGAATTCAGGacacaaggaaaaaagcttttggTGTGGGCATGATCCAGCAACCCAGACTTCACAGCTCCCCATTAGAGGATGATTTATTCCCTGGCTGCCACACTGCCCATAGGCACACAGCTCTGGTGAAAAGCTGCCACATCTCTGGCTCTTCCATTACAGACTGTGTTTTGTATGAGCAGCCAGGGAGTGTCCTCTTGGTGAGTGTCCACACCACAGGACCTGCCACAGATTTTTTCCAGGACCTGGCCTCTGCTGGGAACTCTTCTGGGAATATCTGATCTTTAGCTGGGCATTAAAAATACCAGCATGAGTATGGAAGAGGATGTGGATGTGCAACATATTTTCCAGATGAAGTTGTACAGAAAGCTGCATCAGGTTGACTCCATCACACTGtcagaaaaatgtgaaagagTGATTACAAAAATAAGTGAACTTTACCATTTTTCCACCAAAGACACAAGCTGTTAACTGTGCAGCCAAAGGCATTGCCTCTGGCACTACCAGACACAAGCCTGATGTCATAATTTACAACATCTGTGAGAAGATGCATTTTTTCAGACATGTTTCATGCCAGTTTATAATTTGGTGTTCCCCAAACTAGAGACTGACCAGGGCACTGATCTGACAGAAAGAGACTGCATGATGGCAGTCCATCCCATTTACAGCCATTTATGATAcattttcccccccaaaaaaagatATCTAATTTCTCCCCACCATTTCAAAGCCATCTTTGTGACCGAGCTACTCACTAAAAGATGCATAATTACTTTGCATACcactttatttaaataaactgCAGTGAATCTAGGCTGGgctaatatataaaataattcctACTGATGCATGAAAAAAACCACCTCAGATAtgcctttcttccccttttgcTCTCATTTTACAGGTCCTGTAGCAAGCAGGGCTGCCAGAAGAGTCAATCACAGACACATCACTATTTGAGAGAATACCACACATttcatacagaaaatatttaaactcAAGCATTGACATCAGCAGAATAATTTTACTTCTGCAAGTTACCCAGTCAGAAAAGTTGCAGTGTCAGAACTTGCACACACAAAAATTGAAACAAGTCAGATTTTTCAGATGAGACCCCTGATAAGAAACTCTACAAACAATACAGATGTCAAAGAGACACTATTATCTATGCAAAGTTTTCAGAATCTCAGCATTAACTCTAGAGATGATTCACAAGTGAGCAGCTAAACCCTAAACCTTTGAGGTGAGTAATGATGTTATTCTGGGTAGTCCCAGTCTCCTACTTATGAGTACCTCCTGTGAGTATATCATCAGTGTCCTGCTAAACTTTCACTCCACTGGTATCTTTGCCAATATTTTTGCCAGCCCATGATGAGCTAAGGTGGGTGAAGGTTTGTAGCCCTGAGGAAGCCCTGTGAAGATACCTGGCTGCCCCCACACACAGAGGCAAACTGATGTTGGTCCCCACACTCCAATGGCACCATACAAAACATGTCTTTAATATCAGCAGTGGTCATGAGCGTGTGTGCCTGCTCCTGGATGGGGACTGTGAGCTCAGAGATGTTTGGTATGGCGGCTGCTAAGGGCTCTGTGtcagcactgagctggcagcagtcTGCAGTTAATCTCCACTTACCATTTGGTTTTCACTGGCCATACTGGGAACTGGAAGCTGAGTGAGTGGGGATAACAATTTCCCGTTTTTTCACATCCTCTAGGGCTGGGGCAATTCCCTCCCAGGCCCCCCAAGGGCAGTCATTAGGGTTTGACATTTCTAAGTTTTGAAGGGGGAAGATTTGGGGCCATCTGCAGCAGTCTAACTTGGTGGTTGGTGGTTCCAAAGGACCACTGGCACCCCAGACTGTCATGCCAAACTCTCCCTTCCAAAACATCCAGTCCCAGTAAACTTAAAAGGAAGTCCCCTGTTGCCATGGTAACAGTTATAGCAGCTTCTTCTCCCAGTAACATCAGAATTACTGCAGTGGTGGTTACCGCAGTGTGACACCCCAGCACATTCACTACAGGCACGGGTGGGACAGCTCCTCAGGTGGCGACAGTGACATCTCATTGAGTCAGGGCTGATAGCTGA is part of the Ammospiza nelsoni isolate bAmmNel1 chromosome 1, bAmmNel1.pri, whole genome shotgun sequence genome and encodes:
- the VXN gene encoding vexin, whose translation is MHQIYSCSDENLEVFTVISSKSCSPARRRAKASQHILAKSVVAIPEHRSHQDHLLRVLYEEEARGSPGQRRASPSKGTAQHPVGITEQESSKSYNHLLDGKSLIPPPPVAHITVKAVAVTGSPTRDRASTEDHRQRWRKTTEYDLSLPPGAEASLPLTGGNLCGTPSLLRKMWMKHKKKSEYLGATNSAFEAD